In Osmerus eperlanus unplaced genomic scaffold, fOsmEpe2.1 SCAFFOLD_768, whole genome shotgun sequence, the following are encoded in one genomic region:
- the LOC134015559 gene encoding uncharacterized protein LOC134015559 isoform X3, protein MHGCPSRIMISTSNSDSGRYQCGVSRTGPDVIQEVNLTVRKATPRPSTVKPRPVTPSSNLPTTSPELSATSLTTKDLTVLLSVCVSGLLLLGMILLFNYLWRRHNISPDPYLTMTPTPDPIYQHLNPVTMDTDPIYQHLNPVKMDTDPTYQHLNPVSMDTDPIYQHLNPVTMDTDPTYQHLNPITKDT, encoded by the exons ATGCACGGCTGTCCATCACGGATAATGATAAGTACTTCT AACTCAGACTCAGGGAGGTACCAGTGTGGAGTGAGTAGAACCGGACCAGATGTAATCCAGGAGGTGAATCTGACAGTGAGGAAGG CTACACCTAGACCCTCCACTGTGAAGCCCAGACCTGTGACACCGTCATCTAACCTTCCTACAACATCTCCTGAACTCTCTGCAACGTCTCTGACCACTAAGGACCTGACAG tgctcctgtctgtgtgtgtgtcagggctgcTCCTGTTGGGAATGATCCTGCTGTTTAACTACCTCTGGAGGAGACACAATATATCACccg aTCCATATCTCACCATGACCCCAACCCCAGACCCCATCTACCAACACCTCAACCCTGTCACCATGGATACAGACCCCATCTACCAACACCTCAACCCTGTCAAGATGGATACAGACCCCACCTACCAACACCTCAACCCTGTCAGCATGGATACAGACCCCATTTACCAACACCTCAACCCTGTCACCATGGATACAGACCCCACCTACCAACACCTCAACCCTATCACCAAGGACACCTGA
- the LOC134015559 gene encoding uncharacterized protein LOC134015559 isoform X4, which yields MKTLLVVSCCLLSATPRPSTVKPRPVTPSSNLPTTSPELSATSLTTKDLTVLLSVCVSGLLLLGMILLFNYLWRRHNISPDPYLTMTPTPDPIYQHLNPVTMDTDPIYQHLNPVKMDTDPTYQHLNPVSMDTDPIYQHLNPVTMDTDPTYQHLNPITKDT from the exons ATGAAAACCCTCCTGGTTGTGTCCTGCTGTCTGCTCTCTG CTACACCTAGACCCTCCACTGTGAAGCCCAGACCTGTGACACCGTCATCTAACCTTCCTACAACATCTCCTGAACTCTCTGCAACGTCTCTGACCACTAAGGACCTGACAG tgctcctgtctgtgtgtgtgtcagggctgcTCCTGTTGGGAATGATCCTGCTGTTTAACTACCTCTGGAGGAGACACAATATATCACccg aTCCATATCTCACCATGACCCCAACCCCAGACCCCATCTACCAACACCTCAACCCTGTCACCATGGATACAGACCCCATCTACCAACACCTCAACCCTGTCAAGATGGATACAGACCCCACCTACCAACACCTCAACCCTGTCAGCATGGATACAGACCCCATTTACCAACACCTCAACCCTGTCACCATGGATACAGACCCCACCTACCAACACCTCAACCCTATCACCAAGGACACCTGA
- the LOC134015559 gene encoding CMRF35-like molecule 5 isoform X2: MKTLLVVSCCLLSAVCVEVSAVIQVSREEGGEVVIRCTMDNARLSITDNDKYFCKGKCFYNSDILVQTEGDDHYVQKGRYEIDDRRDGTFTVTISRLQNSDSGRYQCGVSRTGPDVIQEVNLTVRKATPRPSTVKPRPVTPSSNLPTTSPELSATSLTTKDLTDPYLTMTPTPDPIYQHLNPVTMDTDPIYQHLNPVKMDTDPTYQHLNPVSMDTDPIYQHLNPVTMDTDPTYQHLNPITKDT, from the exons ATGAAAACCCTCCTGGTTGTGTCCTGCTGTCTGCTCTCTG ctgtgtgtgtggaggtgtcagCAGTGATCCAGGTGtctagggaggaaggaggagaggttgtGATCAGGTGCACTATGGACAATGCACGGCTGTCCATCACGGATAATGATAAGTACTTCTGTAAGGGTAAATGTTTCTACAACAGTGACATTCTAGTGCAAACTGAGGGGGATGATCACTATGTACAGAAAGGAAGATATGAGATCGATGACCGTAGAGATGGTACCTTCACTGTGACCATCTCTCGACTGCAGAACTCAGACTCAGGGAGGTACCAGTGTGGAGTGAGTAGAACCGGACCAGATGTAATCCAGGAGGTGAATCTGACAGTGAGGAAGG CTACACCTAGACCCTCCACTGTGAAGCCCAGACCTGTGACACCGTCATCTAACCTTCCTACAACATCTCCTGAACTCTCTGCAACGTCTCTGACCACTAAGGACCTGACAG aTCCATATCTCACCATGACCCCAACCCCAGACCCCATCTACCAACACCTCAACCCTGTCACCATGGATACAGACCCCATCTACCAACACCTCAACCCTGTCAAGATGGATACAGACCCCACCTACCAACACCTCAACCCTGTCAGCATGGATACAGACCCCATTTACCAACACCTCAACCCTGTCACCATGGATACAGACCCCACCTACCAACACCTCAACCCTATCACCAAGGACACCTGA
- the LOC134015559 gene encoding CMRF35-like molecule 5 isoform X1, with protein sequence MKTLLVVSCCLLSAVCVEVSAVIQVSREEGGEVVIRCTMDNARLSITDNDKYFCKGKCFYNSDILVQTEGDDHYVQKGRYEIDDRRDGTFTVTISRLQNSDSGRYQCGVSRTGPDVIQEVNLTVRKATPRPSTVKPRPVTPSSNLPTTSPELSATSLTTKDLTVLLSVCVSGLLLLGMILLFNYLWRRHNISPDPYLTMTPTPDPIYQHLNPVTMDTDPIYQHLNPVKMDTDPTYQHLNPVSMDTDPIYQHLNPVTMDTDPTYQHLNPITKDT encoded by the exons ATGAAAACCCTCCTGGTTGTGTCCTGCTGTCTGCTCTCTG ctgtgtgtgtggaggtgtcagCAGTGATCCAGGTGtctagggaggaaggaggagaggttgtGATCAGGTGCACTATGGACAATGCACGGCTGTCCATCACGGATAATGATAAGTACTTCTGTAAGGGTAAATGTTTCTACAACAGTGACATTCTAGTGCAAACTGAGGGGGATGATCACTATGTACAGAAAGGAAGATATGAGATCGATGACCGTAGAGATGGTACCTTCACTGTGACCATCTCTCGACTGCAGAACTCAGACTCAGGGAGGTACCAGTGTGGAGTGAGTAGAACCGGACCAGATGTAATCCAGGAGGTGAATCTGACAGTGAGGAAGG CTACACCTAGACCCTCCACTGTGAAGCCCAGACCTGTGACACCGTCATCTAACCTTCCTACAACATCTCCTGAACTCTCTGCAACGTCTCTGACCACTAAGGACCTGACAG tgctcctgtctgtgtgtgtgtcagggctgcTCCTGTTGGGAATGATCCTGCTGTTTAACTACCTCTGGAGGAGACACAATATATCACccg aTCCATATCTCACCATGACCCCAACCCCAGACCCCATCTACCAACACCTCAACCCTGTCACCATGGATACAGACCCCATCTACCAACACCTCAACCCTGTCAAGATGGATACAGACCCCACCTACCAACACCTCAACCCTGTCAGCATGGATACAGACCCCATTTACCAACACCTCAACCCTGTCACCATGGATACAGACCCCACCTACCAACACCTCAACCCTATCACCAAGGACACCTGA